In bacterium, the following proteins share a genomic window:
- a CDS encoding catalase, producing the protein MTEPTKRKTLTTTAGAPVADNQNTLTAGPRGPALLQDYHLLEKLAHQNRERIPERVVHAKGWGA; encoded by the coding sequence AAGAGGAAGACGCTCACCACGACCGCCGGCGCCCCCGTCGCGGACAATCAGAACACGCTCACCGCCGGGCCGCGGGGGCCGGCGCTGCTGCAGGACTACCACCTGCTCGAGAAACTGGCCCACCAGAACCGCGAGCGGATTCCGGAGCGGGTGGTCCACGCCAAGGGCTGGGGCGC